A region of Silurus meridionalis isolate SWU-2019-XX chromosome 17, ASM1480568v1, whole genome shotgun sequence DNA encodes the following proteins:
- the LOC124399769 gene encoding uncharacterized protein LOC124399769 has translation MLSTVEQIGIWLLTGFLAILTIFFNIYIILVNQRNCRKNHLHLCPGDTIMTGISIASIGHQVLSYLWMTMVQVDIECIYDTVESILLVLVFSLKFSIMWTTAFLTFFYSTKLVIKPIHCYTRIQDAILKHVLTVVIVIFVCSFTNCVPLLTIMTAHNSSIETTDCGTIVPEGAAGLGYIIYLVVSADIVPGILMIKCSISISYHLSIHLRHMKESTNGAHAPKLGTQMRVIRMNLTLVAVFLCFLVVDLYTQSSVVLKGENTMGLSILFSTLYTTVSGFVLIYGKKSFWKEFLHWFNLFLDEYSCLSYMKVPESKTVTHTASKH, from the coding sequence ATGCTGAGCACAGTGGAGCAGATTGGAATCTGGCTTTTAACTGGCTTTTTAGCCATTCTTACAatctttttcaatatttatatcaTACTGGTTAACCAGCGAAACTGCAGAAAGAACCACTTACATCTATGCCCAGGTGATACTATTATGACTGGTATATCCATTGCTAGTATTGGTCATCAAGTCCTCTCTTACTTGTGGATGACAATGGTTCAGGTGGACATAGAGTGTATATATGACACTGTGGAATCCATTCTGTTAGTGTTAGTTTTTTCCCTGAAGTTCTCAATAATGTGGACCACTGCCTTCCTTACCTTCTTTTATAGCACCAAGCTGGTAATAAAGCCTATCCACTGCTATACACGCATTCAGGATGCTATTCTAAAGCATGTTCTCACTGTGGTGATTGTAATTTTTGTGTGTAGCTTTACCAATTGTGTACCACTTTTAACTATTATGACAGCTCACAACAGTAGTATAGAAACCACAGATTGTGGTACAATCGTACCAGAAGGGGCTGCTGGACTTGGCTACATTATTTATCTTGTAGTTAGTGCAGACATTGTTCCAGGAATATTGATGATCAAATGCAGCATCTCCATATCATATCACCTGTCTATCCATCTACGCCACATGAAGGAAAGCACAAATGGAGCCCATGCACCCAAGCTGGGTACACAAATGAGGGTGATCAGGATGAACCTTACCTTGGTGGCTGTGTTTCTTTGCTTTCTAGTTGTAGATCTTTATACTCAGTCCAGTGTAGTATTAAAAGGTGAAAACACAATGGGTTTATCCATTCTCTTTTCCACACTTTATACTACAGTCAGTGGATTTGTACTGATCTATGGAAAGAAGAGCTTTTGGAAAGAGTTTCTTCACTGGTTTAACCTGTTTTTAGATGAGTACTCTTGTTTAAGCTACATGAAAGTACCAGAGAGTAAGACTGTAACGCACACTGCTTCCAAGCACTAA